From Clarias gariepinus isolate MV-2021 ecotype Netherlands chromosome 18, CGAR_prim_01v2, whole genome shotgun sequence:
CCTGTGTGGAaaatttgttgattttttattgattttaaattgATGCTCGTTTAATTACAGGaatctaattaaattatatattagatATTTATGACCCTTTTTTCAGAAAATAACACTCAGagtaaatattacataataaataatgagaaGAAAACCTGGCGTGATGCTCAGACCTACTGTAGAAATAAGTACATCGACCTGGTCAGTGTGAGGAACCAAACTGAGAATGAGAAGATCAGGAATATGATTCAAAATTCTTCTTCTCCTGGCTTGTGGATTGGTCTGTTTAAAGACTCCTGGAAGTGGTCAGATCGAAGTAATTACTCATTCAGTTACTGGAGCTCTAACAAACCCAGTGGAGGTTTGAACTGTACTGCAGTGAAAGTGTCTGATCAACTCTACTGGAGTGACGTGAACTGTACAGAAAACCTCCCGTTCATCTGCCATGAGAGTGAGTTACACTACACTTATTCAGCatgtatatttattacttaGTTCATGTGATAAATTgacatttatttgtgtttttatattttgtattttttaaatatctttctGATATATAACAGTGACGGCAGAATTTCATTGTAGATCTTATATACTGTGAAGAAAAAGACATTTGTGCTTTTATTTCCAGATAAATTTGTATTGATCAAGCAGAATCTGACCTGGAAAGAAGCTCTGAGATACTGCAGGAACAATCATTATGACCTGGTCTCAGTGCTCACTCAGGAGATGCAGCTCTGGGTGAAGGAAGTGGCTCGAAACGCCTCCACTGAACATGTGTGGCTCGGCCTGCGTCACACCTGCGCTCTGGGCTTCTGGTACTGGGTGACTGGGGAGACGATCTGCTTCCAGGACTGGGCCCTGGGGAACGGGACAGGGTTCGAAAACTGTACAAATGAGGAGAGAACCGGAGCAGTTCAGTCTGGAGGAAAGCAGCAGTGGATCAGCCTGCCTCAGAGCAACAAACTCAACTTCATCTGTTCTAACTATGAAGAttagtcagtgtgtgtttgggtttatgatatgtttttaacaattatatttgatattctttatgttttaaaCCAGACGGAAATGTTGGTACGGCAaaggtttcattaaattctgtcttgCCGGTTTTGCATGAGGCTGTAATAAAATTTGCTGGatatacagaatttttttctgaGTCTGGTTTAAGgttctccaatgtatgaaatgtaaagatttaaatgaaagagcgagttctgaccaatataCAGACATAACCTTTTATTCAtatgaataaacatttttaattcactctatacaaatgtttttttttttaattccaaatgtttattgtttaattatttttcttatttcctgTATTTTCACTTATACAAGCTGTACACACTAtgcaatatatttttctttgtttatagaAATATGTTTAAGGTAAAGAAGATGAAATGTACTAATTtctctcatactgtatgttccccTCTGTTTAATGTACACATTATCTAGGATAGTTAAAGTGTTTGCTGCTTTATAATATCTTAGTTTATTTAGACATCCTGTATAACATATAAAGTTATAATTACAAAATCTGTATAACGCCTTAATGTATATGTTAGAGCTTATACGTAATATCTTTATAACACATAAATGCAAAACCTATTATTCACATAAAAGacattctttctttaaaaattgcatGAATAGATCACGAAATAAAAGTATAGTTTGGTGGTCTATTTATACATTCATATTTATAGCGAtttgacatttaaaacatttatttataatgtgtaaataatttatacatattatatgAACTGCAATGATTATTGGACCTATTTTCGTCCATAAAATGTATGATTTGACtgtaataatttgttttgtgcTCTTTTGCCAGAATACTATATTATAATTCTGGTGAAGATTTTTGATTTTATAATAAAGACATTCTGTGTTTTACATTCCAattgctgttattattattattattattattattattattattataattatgatgatgatgatgatgatgattattattattattagcattagtTACAGGAAGTAACACAAGAATTTAAACCAATcacattattttgtattgtcACACCCCGGTCTACTGTAGGTTGGGCCAtaacaggaacaaaaaaaacaaaaggtgaATAAGCAAATCCCCAAAAGGTGGCTGTGAGCTTCAGAAGCCGACatggccaaaacaataaacaatattcCCTCTACCTAGTACCAAAGTGAAACAACTAACCTGcaccaaaaataaagaaacagaaatacaatttttttttccttactccCTAACTAACCACtaactaggaaaaaaaaaggccaaaaaaaGGCATCAACTCCTTACTAAGCCACTAAATCAAGAATttaatacaaatactgtatatactaaagTATTTAcaatccaaaacaaaaaaactaagagagggcaaacacaaaagcatggtcaaaacaagcaaaaaggTCATACACGGAATAGGCGAACAAAAATTAAGTGTAGTCAGGGAAGTAGCAAGAAGGTCACATGCAGAATAACATTTAGAATCAATCATGAGATAAACAGTAAGCAATGCAAGGTCTGTAGCACTGTGGTCTAAAGGCCTTAAGTACTGTAGGCCTCTAGGTCTCCTGTAGGACCAATCATCTGGGAGGAGGCGGGACCAACAGAGGACAGGCAAAGCAGCAACCAATAGATTTCAGGCAATGGCACACTGAAGAGGGTGGGACCTGAACCAATAAGGGAAGACAAACCCTATCCCATTACCAGCAGAGACAAAGCAAGGATAACcagatacacaaaaaaaaacaaactaatccAATATCGTAacagtattttaaattaaaaactgattattttccgCCACATTAGGGTTTTGGGTGAAGCGACCCCCAGCATATGTAAAAACCACTTGCAGTAGGTCAGCTAAGCTCAAAATTCGGTTTCCATGCTAAatgctaatactgtatatttcggTTATGTAGCACCTTACCTTCTGAACAGTGcttcacatatttaaaataatgggTCACTCTGGAAAATGGTGGAGTCACTTAGTTTtactaagagaaaaaaaaattaacataaaaactcACATTACTTGTACTTGTACTTTCAAACACGAAATGGGAAATGTCACCATAACCACACATGAAAGTGgacccatatttttttttcatctaataAATCTGATTCTCAATAACatcaataatttataaaataagtcAAACATTAATTGGTTATAATtaagaatatgaaataaaaatcagtcacCCTAAACTATGTCATTGgtgttatcattattttttatttttttggataaatttattgtttaaataaatttgtacatTTGAAATTGTTCCCGAGACAGAGGTCAATAGAGGAAGAGCACTGAGCAAATGCAAAAGGTAAAATATATGTCttgtttcatttgttttgaaatttttattattaattttgcttatttaaattttatgctAAGCTTTTAACTGTGTCATTGGTGTTacttactttataattataactgTCAAAAATCagacataattaattaattgattttgaaATAATTGAACATTATGGTTTCCacatggatgccattttgtaaataatgtGAGGGCAGGCTAATAGCCAGTGCTACTTTATGTTGGACAGCTTCGTGCACAAAGAACGAAAGGAAAACACAGCATGCATTTGTCACCTTGGACATCTCCAGTGTGGACAGGGAATTGCCGGAGTGCCCTAACTTACCAGGCCTAGACACGGATAATCAGCTACCATCTCACTGTTGTCCATGGTCTATAAAACGGCCATGGAGGCCCAGTCTGGTGAGTAGGTTCTTTTATTATAAGATCTCACAGTGGTTTCCTTTATCCAGAGAACTCAGGGAAGACTTTGCCACAGAGAAAACAGCCTGCATCGAACCTGCTACAGTGCCTTGATGCCTCCTTGACCCAACCGAACTCTGTTCGGCTCAGCTCGGCCCGGAACCAGGCAGGTCACTCCACGACTGACTTTATCATCCGGACATTACACCTGTTCCAAGCAGTCCAGTCATGTTGCTAGTGCACAGCCCCTAGGGTAGGGTTACAATCacgccccacagtatagacccacccctgatgctgattgacaggtttacGTGTAATGCtttggaaattaaaatattttttttttttttgcgactGCGTTTAAGTTTCTGCAGGCTACATACGCAACACAGACACAGTGAAAAAGCAGACGTGGTAATTGCTTTTGCTATTTAAATGTGGCAGGCTCATAACTTAAGACATGGGAAATGCAACTgaaaatggacttttctttatttattttaaatttggcagtcagtgttcGTTCGCGAAAGCGAAAAAGCAATCAGTAATGCAAAATTTGTTCATTTGGCTTG
This genomic window contains:
- the LOC128506361 gene encoding macrophage mannose receptor 1-like is translated as MEEMMKLNNTLKMETVNQAWIGLQRGDTGRWQWSLADQTFYKDGDTYRHWGGGEEHNQNEFCADIAKDGLWYSCTCNNQLPFVCYGENNTQSKYYIINNEKKTWRDAQTYCRNKYIDLVSVRNQTENEKIRNMIQNSSSPGLWIGLFKDSWKWSDRSNYSFSYWSSNKPSGGLNCTAVKVSDQLYWSDVNCTENLPFICHENKFVLIKQNLTWKEALRYCRNNHYDLVSVLTQEMQLWVKEVARNASTEHVWLGLRHTCALGFWYWVTGETICFQDWALGNGTGFENCTNEERTGAVQSGGKQQWISLPQSNKLNFICSNYED